One Tomitella gaofuii DNA segment encodes these proteins:
- the yidD gene encoding membrane protein insertion efficiency factor YidD, which yields MTGGRGALRRMAAQPARAAVFAVELYRTYVSPTRAPTCRFIPTCSEYAVTALREWGLLRGTALACWRLLKCGPWYPGGWDPVPPRHGHRSSATGDAGHAEDPVAASGPETKTMAAGPVRHD from the coding sequence ATGACCGGCGGGCGGGGTGCGCTGCGGCGCATGGCCGCACAGCCCGCTCGCGCCGCAGTGTTCGCCGTGGAGCTCTACCGCACGTATGTCTCGCCCACCCGGGCACCCACGTGCCGGTTCATCCCGACCTGCAGTGAGTACGCCGTCACCGCCCTGCGAGAATGGGGCTTGTTGCGCGGCACCGCGCTCGCCTGCTGGCGCCTGCTCAAGTGCGGACCGTGGTATCCGGGAGGATGGGACCCTGTTCCACCGCGTCACGGGCATCGAAGCTCGGCGACCGGAGATGCGGGCCACGCGGAGGATCCCGTGGCCGCCTCCGGACCGGAGACCAAGACGATGGCGGCGGGCCCGGTCCGCCATGATTGA
- the rnpA gene encoding ribonuclease P protein component, whose product MLQDRYRLRRRGDFTTVMRGGRRCGRRDIVVHAVTEHQPVTVHGPRFGLIVSTAVGNSVVRHRVSRRLRHVAAGYVDRLDPDVSVVLRALPGAAGATSAQLDRQVGGCLRKLGLLGGPAAPR is encoded by the coding sequence GTGCTGCAGGACCGGTACCGTCTGCGCCGCCGTGGAGACTTCACCACGGTGATGCGCGGTGGTCGTCGGTGCGGCCGCCGCGACATCGTCGTCCATGCGGTGACCGAGCATCAGCCGGTCACTGTCCACGGCCCGCGTTTCGGCCTGATCGTCAGCACAGCCGTCGGGAATTCGGTGGTACGCCACCGGGTCTCCCGGCGGCTTCGTCATGTCGCCGCAGGGTACGTCGATCGACTCGATCCCGACGTGTCCGTAGTGCTGCGGGCATTGCCGGGTGCGGCCGGCGCGACGTCGGCGCAGCTCGACCGTCAGGTGGGCGGCTGCCTGCGGAAGCTGGGCCTGCTCGGTGGCCCGGCGGCGCCGCGATGA
- the rpmH gene encoding 50S ribosomal protein L34, with the protein MSKGKRTFQPNNRRRARVHGFRLRMRTRAGRSIVANRRRKGRAALSA; encoded by the coding sequence GTGAGCAAGGGCAAGCGGACATTCCAGCCGAACAATCGGCGCCGCGCGCGCGTTCATGGGTTCCGGCTGCGCATGCGCACCCGCGCCGGCCGCTCGATCGTCGCGAACCGTCGTCGTAAGGGCCGCGCGGCACTGTCTGCCTGA